A region of the Anolis sagrei isolate rAnoSag1 chromosome 4, rAnoSag1.mat, whole genome shotgun sequence genome:
aagaaggagcgaaggaaggggggaagatgtagagaaagagggagggaaggaaagatggaaagagagaaggaagaaaagagagactgcagaagagaaaaaggaaagaaaaaagggaaagaaggaaggaaagagggagcgaaggaaggggataaaatgtagagaaagagggagggaaagaaaggaggaaagagagaaggaagaaaagagagacagcagaagagaaagaaaaagggggaaggaaggaaagcgatagagaaggaaggaaggagagaaggaaagacaggaaggaaggaaggaaacagggagtgaaggaaggagggaaagaaggggagataggggaaaggttggccacagcaacgcgtggcgggtacagctagtgattctatgattctatgacagttcACTTTGGACCTTCAGTAGCTTTTTTGCCAGTTTGTGACAGGTAGCACTTAGGGCAGCTGTTTGTAAACTGGGGCCCTttaatatttcatattatatCACTACAACTGCCATGAGATCTGCAGTTTGGAAAGGCACTAGAGCTCCCTTGGAGATAAGTCTAAGTGTCATGCCTCCATAAAGACTCTCACTGTTTACTCCTATTTAAGCCTTTGAGTTAGAGGAAATTAGCATTCCATGTacagtcagaggtggccctaggtaattttcaacggtaagccaacagtattttggcacccctccccaaccaatcactgatatatattttccgttcatcatgggagttctgtgtgccataattggttcaattccatcattggtggagttcagaatgctctttgattgtaggtgaactatacttcccagtaactacaactcgcatatgtcaagatctattttcccccaagagcgcctaaagagtgcccctgggcaaaatcaactatactgcaaatgcttactttgcgtaatgggttgagccgcccctgtgtacaGTTTtgtgggggggtgggtggggtgtcAGTCTAGATAGCCTCTTTCCCTTCTTGTTCTTTGAAGAACCAGCCATTTTAGACGTCGAAGGTGAGGAGAGAGGAAGGCCAGGAACGTCCACAAAATAGCATGTTCAGATTATGTTGGAGACATTTCAAGTTAAAGTAAAAGTTAATTCAAGTCAAGCATTATTCCAAAGACAGAGAAATACCAACAAGAGAAGAAACAGCAGAGAAGTTCAGTAATTCAGAGCCCCTCTCTCAAGGACCTTAACTCTTTTCTGAGGACTGTGCCAGATAGACCCGAGAGGAGAAAGGGATTGAAGCCTTTTCCAGTTATTAAATCTTGTTGACTGTTTGTCTAAGTGTCCTTTATCTGTTCCCTGTGCAACCTGTTCACCTTCCAAGCAGTTAGATAGCGTGGAGGCAGAACACTATCCCTCCCTAAACTTCAAATCTCAGGATTTCTTAGGATGCTACAGTGGCAGTGAACATGAAATCATAGTattatgcattgtcgaaggctttcatggctggaatcactcagttcttgtgggttttttcgggctatatggccatgttctagaggcatttctcctgacgtttcgcctgcatctatggcaagcatcctcagaggtggatataatactatatataatatagtattatattgtttGATATGAAAAGAGTCtctagtgctctccagatgtatttGATTACAATCTCTTCCATCCTCAACGAGTTGTGCCACAGTGCCCTATTTTTTGTTTGtgatgcttgctccctcctccctgtggcttcctctcacatatttatacatggctatcatatctcctctcagccttctcttcttcaggctaaacatgcccagttccctaagccgctcctcatagggcttgttctccagacccttgatcattttagtcgccctcctctggacacattccagcttgtcaataacttgagttctggttaaccaCGGCTTTACTGTATTAAAGTGGAACCTCgacttaagagtgtcccaactttagagcattttgagttaagagctgtcattTGGCTCAGGTTTCACTTgaaataagagcattttgagttaagtgcACTACTACCAGAGGGAGCGCTAGCGTGAGAGaacagggcttcaagggagcagccctccgtgccttgtgctcttgtccactttggaggtctcttccgactctttgattctatgattctatgtgttattattgttttgtgtccaaatttggtgtcaattcccccagtggtttttgagttctgatggtagcacgaactaacattacatttttatttatatagatgaattaTTTGCCATTGCTTCTGGGTTATACATGAAGGTAGGAAGAGGGTTGTTGGCACTTCAAGATCTCATGTTCGGTTCTCCTTCTTCATAGCAATACGACTACGACAGCAGTACTGTCCGGAAGAAGATTTTTCAGGATGCCCTGGTACAGATCACCTTGCCCACCCTGCAGCGGACACTGGCTTCCACCTGTAAACCAGTAGGTTGCTATGCTGAAACAtatgaaacaaaaggaaaatagGGATATACATACTAAAGCTAACTTTATAATCATTGTGTGAGGGAAGCAAAAATTCATGGCACTATTTTGAAGGCCTCTTGGGTAAAGAAATAATTAATGTGGGCACATAGACCAGACATATTGTTTGGATATAAGTTAATCATGCTTAACACTGAAATCTGTAAGGTGTTGCAACTGTTGCAGGCCTAATATCAAGATCACCTTGTTCCAGATCCCTGCCTAATATTGCCTattatttctttacttttcatTCCATCTGTGGTGCTTGAGCTTCTTGCTGCATTGCAATGAACTACTTCTCTAGACTGCCTGGCTGTCTCTTGAAAACTGTTCTTCACTATGAAACCTCTGTTGGTCCAGAGCTGAATTTAGACTTCTTCTATTTTAAGAAGTAGTTAACCACTGTAataagtggagcccccggtggcgaagtgggttaaacccctgtgctggcgggactaaagaccgacaggtcacaggttcaaatccggggagaggtggatgagctccctctatcagctccagctcctcatgtggggacatgagagaagcctcccacaaggatgataaaacatcaaatcatccaggcgtcccctgggcaacgtccttgcagacggccaattctctcacaccagaagcgacttgcagtttctcaggtcgctcttgacacgacaaaaaaaaaaccaactgtAATAAGTCCTAGCTGATACTTAGAGAATAGTGATGCAAAGCCCCATATGTGACATATTTTATTCTCTTGTTTTACAGGTACTTCAAGAATACGAGGAATACATCTTTGCTGAGCATACCAGCGTGATACAAGTTGAAAATGTCTATGAAGAAATTTTGCTTCAGGCCTTGCTGGATGAAACCCTACAAGGTAACACCTCAACCAGTCTTATGCATCATGAAATTGGAAATCTTGAGAAAGTTGGTTTGTTCTGGTCTGTGTCATTTCGTTTGTGGCATTTTGCATTTCACCAAATGTTGGAAATCTTTAGATAACATTTTATTTGAATAATATATCTGAATATTATTTACATTCTGCTTTGACTAAGGTTACAGTTGAAGAACCTTAAAGCTTTGATCTTTTCAGATAATACAAGTGGCCAAGGTTTCGGGAGCCAAGGAAAAATAGACAGTCCTTGCCCCATAGTTGCCCATCCAAACAACTCTTGATGCCATCATGCCCACATCCCAAACCTACCATACTTTTGATTAATGGCAAGTGAGAGCCATCCCTCCCATACCTCACCTTTGCTCTGATAAGCTTATACCAGGAGTAAAGGATTCGTGGTTAGAATCCCACCACATAATATGTTCCAATTGGATTTTGCAACACTCTGTGTGTAATTGTCCTATTCTATGTGGCATGCTTTGGTTGTGACCCTATGATTGAATAAGTGTGTGTATTTCTATCTCCTGCTTAGTGATAAAAGAGGCTGCACACTTGAAGAAACATAACCTCTTTGAAGAAACAGGCCTGCCTTTTGAAAGTGTCTCCAGTCTGAGTGATCTAAAAACTCCTTCAGGATCAACGCAAACCAGCCCAGTGAGGAAACCAACCTCTAGTGAGAGAGAGATCTTGGATGCCGATATGCAGAATAATGAAGTTTTCATACCAGAAAAAAGCACTCTAGAGGAATGCCATGAGACTAGCAAGCCATTGGATGATGAAAAGGAAGTCTCTTCTAAGATATCTAGCATTGCTTCAGAAGCAAAGGAGAAAGTACTCATTCCAGATCTCAGTGGCAAGCAGGAGTTGCCCAGTATGACACAAAATGCTACAGAAGAACAGAGAGCCCCTCAACCTACAACTGTAGTAGAAGCAAATGTAGATGGAAGCACAGGGATAGAAAATACGGCATCAGTGGAAGAGGAAAAACTCCCAGTTGCTGGTGCTGTGGATGAAATAAGGAACTTGCTAACATTTATGGTTGAATTGCCAGTGGCTATTCCATCTAAGGACGCAAAACAAGCTGTGCATGAAATTGAGACGTTGAAGCCACAGGAATCTGCAGAAGAAACAGGCAAGGAGGACAGAATGAATGACGGAGAATGTAAAAAGCTTTCCAAagtgtctttctctttccctgcaGAAGGAAATGATACAAACAAAGCAAGTATCAGTGAGGAAGAAAATTTTATGATACATAAGGATCCTTCTGAAGTGTCTGGAGAACCGAGTGATTGCCAACCAAAGGCAGAGTTGGAGACAGTCATGCAGGGTACTGATGTGGAGAGTTGCAATGCTGATGGCCACTTCCAGCCAAAGCCACCTATGGAAACAGGACAATCTGGCCAGAATGAAGGAGGCCTCTCCTCTGTGCAGGTTGTCTGCATGGATCAAGCACCACAAGCAGAAGAGTCTGCTGAAAGCGAAATACTTAACCAAACTAAAGAAGTATTTTCTTCACTTCATTCTATCCCAATCGGTGACAGTTGCCAAACAGAGCAACCTACTGAAGGCCACTTTCAGGAGGCAGAACTCTCTTCTCCTCCATCTGAGTCTATGGAAGTTGATGCACCATCATTCTCAGGTTATCCCACTGAAACACACGAGCCTATCTTGAATATTGCAAATCTAACAATAGACCCAATTGATCAGACAGTTTCTCCAAAGCTGAAAGAAAGCGAGATCAGCAGTCTGGAAGCAGTGGTGGAGATGGGCAACAAAACTCTTGATCACATTCAAGGAGACGATTGTAAACAATCAGATGTGTCCTTACCAGATGAAGATTATGTGAATATGACAGAAAGTGAAAGAGACAGGTGGGAAAAACCAGAAGGAGCAATAGACCCAACAGTAGATCCAACCGATCAGACAGTTTCTCCAGAACTGAAAGAAAGTGAGATTAGTAATCTGGAAGCACTGGTAGTGATAGACAACAAAATCTTCACTGTCATTCAAGGAGATGATTGTAAACTGGCAGATGTGTCCTTACCAAATGAAGATTATGTGAATATGGCAGAAGGTGAAAGAGACGGATGGGAAATATCCAAGGGAAGCAATCTTGAGTTCCAGTCTGAGAAGTAAAAAATAAGATTATTTGAGGAATCTAAAACCTCAGCCCTGAGATTAATATGACTTGAGTCACCTTAAAAAAATTGAGTGGAGTATTCAAATGAAAACATCTTTATCTGAAAGCACTCACATTCCCATTCTTCAGGTCTTCGAGAATGCTggcaatctgaaaaaaaatctttcttctctttcttccgaCAACATAGAAGTTGGCCATGAAAAGCTGATTACTGTCTCCAGTGTGGTTAATACTTATATTCTCTGCCAATGATAaactttttttttggttgtgtcaggagcgacttgagaaactgcaagtcgcttctggtgtgagagaattgaccgtctgcaaggacattgcccaggggacgcctggatgttttgatgttttaccacccttgtgggaggctcctctcatgtccccgcatgagaagctggagctgatagagggagctcatctgtgctctccccggattcgaacctgtgacctatcagtcttcagtcctgccggatcaggggtttaacccactgcgccaccggggatccTAGTGATAAACTGATAGAACCTTTTAAACTTTTCAAATTCCTTTTGAGAACTTTCAGTGTAACTATTTGTAATGAATTAGTTTGTCACGTGGGTGAGGATTTCAAGGAAGTGAGAGTAGAATTTAGAATGAAAAGCTAAATCAGATAGAGTTTAGGAGAATCAGTCTTGTCTGAAACATGCCGATAAGAAACAGTTGAAAATCTTCAGCAATAGGGTGAAGTGATTTGCTTATTGAAGTCTTGCACAGTTTAATACTGCTTATATAGCTGTGAACTTAATGAGCTGGATTATTCTTTCTATATGTAAAAGCTTTCGGCAGAGATTTGACCATGGGGTCCTCTTctaattgttgcaatatttaaATGGCCAGAATAGTTGAAGCAGGTTTCTCTGTCCCTCCTCCTCACCTTTTGCACCTTTTGCAGGGCACTTTATAAATTGTCCCCAAAGAGAATGACAACCATTCACAATAATTGATATCTGTATTTATTCCAAAGTGCCTTAAGCAAGACTGTGTCTGCGGAAGAACCACAATCCGGTGGGGAAACTTCAGTGACGAAGGAGTCTGAGTAGAATTGTGTaattgagtcgcccgagggctgagaaaagcggcatacaaatatagtaaataaatagtaaataaacttTAGTACACATTATGCTAATTAAGTGGATTTTGCCATTTCTTTGGGCCATGAAAATGGTAGCCAAAATCAGGGTTTGCTTCTTAATAGGTTACTACCTACACATTTATCTTGGAATTTTATATGTAGTTGGGCTAtaattttgagtttttaaaaaggatTCAGGAGAGGGTATAGGACTATCCCAGAGCAGATTCTACTATTCACCCCTTCTTTCCTGGATGCCAAAGTCACACATATTTTGGAGGAGAACTGGTAAGGATTACATCTAGTCCTTGCTTGATGGAGCCAATATGGTGTTGCGCCTTGAGTGTTTTGGCCAAGAATCTCCGAGAGCGGGcatcaaatctctgctcagcaaGGGAAACCCACTGGTaacattgggcaagtcactctctctcggCCTCTGAGGCACGCCACGGCAAGTCccttcttgtcaagaaaaccttttCCTGTACTCCCTATGCCATCCATGGTGTGGTGGAAGTGCTTCCTTTGGGGACTttaaaacagtggctggatggccatctgtcgggggtgctaaatgcttttcctgcatggaaagggttggactggatggcccatgtggtctcttacagctctataaatctatataaataaaaatgtaatgttcgtttgtggaattcaaaaaccactggatgaattgtcaccaaatttggacacaagacacctaacaacccaatgtatgtccttcactcaaaaaaatgattttgtcatttgggagttgtagttgctgggatttatagttcacctacagtcaaagagcattctgaaccccaccaacaatggaattgaaccaaacttggcacacagaactcccatgaccaacagaaaatactggaagggtttggtgggcagtgtcctttggttttggcattgtagttcacctacatccagagatcactgtgaactcaaacaatgatggatctggaccaaactctacacaaaaactcaatatgcccaaatgtgaacactggtggagtgtggcgaaaatagaatcttgacatttgggagttgtaattactggaatttatagttcacctacaatcacaaagcattttgaaccccaccaacgatagaattgggccaaaccttccacacag
Encoded here:
- the NIBAN1 gene encoding protein Niban 1, producing MGGSGSSLLDESKCTYIRGKTEAVIKNFSPHYKRQYAGSFCKHIQNELEQNRDLQSQFLKTKPPAESDMVFYEGESLHFAEDLKKWKDRYIVIKSNYTVESFENKEAFQKGLSAKSCILPVGGKVLATEEEYNLLSDKHFPDPNGSNDKENAPAFVVLPKDFPVYLWQPFLRHSYFCFTDAEAQKKLGTALNDCIRHLNHDFFKQSSFEAQAFLEAVQFFRQEKGHYGSWEMITGNEVQILSNLVMEELLPSLQSMLLPKMKGKKNDRKRAWFGIIEETYRLVQDHVSEGLHTLKDECKEVTKGLEGTIRSNMDQIVTSKNFLAGKIKGSISESIQKCCGESIQPFLASILEELMGPVSSGFSEVRLLFEKEVNTISETFKATNDVTKLKENVMELMSLPHHSVKMEPCYLKVNLLQEQLQDLKSRFKFHDIDLIIQRTQNLMQELLENAVYTFEQLLGLDHVKDVPKLAASIEKVKLRVLKQYDYDSSTVRKKIFQDALVQITLPTLQRTLASTCKPVLQEYEEYIFAEHTSVIQVENVYEEILLQALLDETLQVIKEAAHLKKHNLFEETGLPFESVSSLSDLKTPSGSTQTSPVRKPTSSEREILDADMQNNEVFIPEKSTLEECHETSKPLDDEKEVSSKISSIASEAKEKVLIPDLSGKQELPSMTQNATEEQRAPQPTTVVEANVDGSTGIENTASVEEEKLPVAGAVDEIRNLLTFMVELPVAIPSKDAKQAVHEIETLKPQESAEETGKEDRMNDGECKKLSKVSFSFPAEGNDTNKASISEEENFMIHKDPSEVSGEPSDCQPKAELETVMQGTDVESCNADGHFQPKPPMETGQSGQNEGGLSSVQVVCMDQAPQAEESAESEILNQTKEVFSSLHSIPIGDSCQTEQPTEGHFQEAELSSPPSESMEVDAPSFSGYPTETHEPILNIANLTIDPIDQTVSPKLKESEISSLEAVVEMGNKTLDHIQGDDCKQSDVSLPDEDYVNMTESERDRWEKPEGAIDPTVDPTDQTVSPELKESEISNLEALVVIDNKIFTVIQGDDCKLADVSLPNEDYVNMAEGERDGWEISKGSNLEFQSEK